In Gadus morhua chromosome 2, gadMor3.0, whole genome shotgun sequence, a single window of DNA contains:
- the LOC115538829 gene encoding general transcription factor II-I repeat domain-containing protein 2-like, which yields MERQWHTDKRKFKKCWEHDYLFTEVDSNAICLVCKQKVAVLKEYNIRRHYETMHSHQFAKYTGEDRKVKAANLLIKLETQQQTLLQPSTAQENATLASYRISNIIVRSGHAFAAGDFVKECLTVAAEAVCPTQKRAFSQISLSRNTVTRRVEDMAEDVRGQIAQRAGRFSAFSIACDESTDISDSAQLLVFLRGVNEDFEVCQELAGLETLKGTTRGIDIFKAVEQVMDKNGLKWENLSGITTDGAPAMVGKRAGLTALVSDKVRECGGSIFKYHCILHQEQLCAKNIGLKNVMQDVVGIVNNIRSKALSHRQFKAVVDEMDAQYGDVLYHQEVRWLSRGKVLRRFFELREEIRVFQATKENNIQVPSDKHWIADLAFLVDITELLNILNLQLQGRDQIITQLYDHVRAFKQKLQLLNRHLLTGNLAHFPSLREVGLMEEDTPKYCNILSDLVVEFDHRFEDFHGNEAAFELFAQPFAVNVDAVSEELQMELLELQSDSDLCCRFRELPLQDFYKSVPAHRYGKIRKHAQVMFSLFGSTYVCEQAFSLMNLNKSKLRNALSDSHLHDILTLSVSQLEPDINRLVKTKDRLHVSH from the exons ATGGAGCGGCAgtggcacacagacaaacgcaaatTCAAAAAATGTTGGGAACATGATTATTTATTTACCGAGGTCGATTCCAACGCAATATGCCTGGTATGTAAGCAGAAGGTCGCTGTTTTAAAGGAGTACAACATTCGTCGTCACTATGAAACTATGCATTCTCACCAGTTCGCAAAATACACAGGCGAGGACCGAAAGGTAAAGGCGGCAAACTTGCTAATCAAGCTAGAAACACAGCAGCAAACTTTACTTCAGCCATCCACCGCACAAGAAAATGCCACCCTTGCAAGTTATCGCATTAGCAACATCATTGTCAGAAGTGGACACGCTTTTGCTGCGGGTGATTTTGTAAAAGAGTGTCTGACAGTTGCTGCTGAAGCTGTGTGTCCAACTCAGAAGCGGGCTTTTTCTCAAATAAGCCTGTCACGGAACACGGTGACCCGCCGCGTTGAGGACATGGCCGAAGACGTTCGGGGCCAGATAGCCCAAAGAGCAGGTCGGTTTTCTGCCTTCTCCATCGCATGCGATGAAAGCACCGACATATCGGACTCAGCACAGTTGCTGGTGTTTTTGCGAGGCGTCAATGAGGACTTTGAAGTGTGCCAAGAACTAGCGGGCCTTGAAACACTGAAAGGGACGACAAGAGGTATCGATATTTTTAAGGCAGTGGAGCAAGTTATGGACAAGAATGGTTTGAAGTGGGAAAACCTATCTGGCATCACGACTGATGGAGCCCCGGCCATGGTCGGTAAGAGAGCAGGCCTAACTGCACTTGTGTCGGACAAAGTCCGTGAGTGTGGTGGCTCGATTTTTAAATATCATTGCATTTTGCATCAGGAGCAACTGTGCGCTAAGAATATCGGCCTAAAGAACGTGATGCAGGATGTCGTTGGCATTGTCAATAATATTCGCTCAAAGGCGCTCTCACACCGTCAGTTCAAAGCTGTTGTTGATGAGATGGATGCCCAGTATGGGGATGTATTGTACCACCAGGAGGTGCGGTGGCTGAGCCGCGGGAAAGTTTTGCGACGTTTCTTTGAGCTGCGTGAGGAAATCAGGGTGTTTCAAGCCACAAAGGAGAACAACATCCAAGTGCCCTCGGACAAGCACTGGATTGCAGATCTGGCCTTTCTTGTGGACATCACAGAGCTGCTGAATATCCTCAATCTTCAGCTTCAAGGGAGAGACCAGATAATCACTCAGCTGTACGACCATGTCAGAGCCTTCAAGCAAAAGCTCCAGTTGCTTAACAGACATCTCTTAACAG GAAATTTGGCACATTTTCCCAGCCTCAGAGAAGTTGGGTTGATGGAGGAAGACACACCAAAATACTGCAACATTCTCAGCGATCTTGTGGTGGAGTTTGACCATCGCTTTGAGGATTTTCATGGAAACGAAGCAGCATTTGAGCTGTTTGCCCAACCCTTTGCTGTAAATGTGGATGCAGTCAGTGAGGAGCTTCAAATGGAACTTTTGGAGCTTCAGTCTGATTCAGATCTCTGTTGCCGGTTTAGAGAGCTTCCTTTACAGGACTTTTACAAATCTGTTCCTGCACACAGATATGGCAAGATCCGCAAACATGCACAGGTGATGTTCTCCCTCTTTGGAAGTACCTATGTCTGTGAGCAGGCATTCAGCCTGATGAATCTTAATAAGTCCAAACTGAGAAATGCTTTATCTGACTCTCACCTTCATGACATTCTCACTCTGTCAGTTAGTCAGCTGGAGCCTGATATTAATAGACTTGTAAAAACCAAGGACAGGCTTCATGTCTCCCACTGA